The proteins below are encoded in one region of Microbispora sp. NBC_01189:
- a CDS encoding STAS domain-containing protein yields MQDTPPLEVEYVTLEPGTARLVLTGELDYTTVDEAAEEVDKVLADNPRVIELDLAGLRFVDSSGMAVVMNLYRGAEERGAAFRIVALTAYLRHLLRVIALDDVFELPDQTSG; encoded by the coding sequence ATGCAGGACACGCCGCCGTTAGAGGTCGAGTACGTCACCCTCGAGCCCGGCACCGCGCGCCTGGTGCTGACCGGGGAGCTCGACTACACCACCGTGGACGAGGCGGCCGAAGAGGTGGACAAGGTGCTCGCGGACAATCCGCGGGTGATCGAGCTCGACCTGGCCGGGCTGAGATTCGTCGACTCCTCGGGCATGGCGGTCGTGATGAACCTCTACCGGGGGGCCGAGGAACGCGGGGCGGCCTTCCGGATCGTCGCGCTGACCGCCTACCTGCGCCATCTGCTGCGGGTCATCGCCCTCGACGACGTCTTCGAGCTGCCGGACCAGACTTCCGGCTGA